The following DNA comes from Amycolatopsis albispora.
CAGGTCGAGCTGGTCCACCGCGCGCACCGGCGGCTTCCCCGGGTAGACGCGGCTCGCCGCGTGATAGGTCACCGCCGCCATCAGGAGACCCCGTCCGTGCGCAGGCCGTTGTCGCGGATGATCTCCGAGTAGCGCCGCGCGCTCAGCTTCGGCGTGCGCCGCTGCGTCGCGTAGTCCACGTGCACGAGCCCGAACCGCTTCGCGTACCCCTCGGCCCACTCGAAGTTGTCCAGCAGCGACCAGTAGAAGTAACCCCGCAGGTCCACCCCGCGGTCGATCGCCTCGTGCGCGGCGGCCAGGTGCGACTCCAGGAACGCCACGCGGTCGCGGTCCTCGATGCTGCCGTCCGGCGTCAGCTGGTCCGGGTAGGCAGCGCCGTTTTCGGTGACGTACAACGGCATTCGCGGGTACTTCCGGTGCAGGTCGACCAGCAGCGAGGTCAGCTCGCCGGGATTGGTCTCCCAGCCGGAGTCGGTCAGCGGCAGCCCGCGGCGCGGGAAGCTCGCGTACTCCACGCCCACCCATTCCGAGGGCAGGCCGGAGCTTTCGTCCGAATGCCCCGACACGTGGTGGTCGCGGTAGTAGTTCACGCCGAGCATGTCGATCGGCGCGGCGATGGTGCTCAGGTCACCGTCCTTGATCACCTCGCTGATCCCGTACGGCGCCAGGTCGTCGAGCACGTCGAGCGGGTAACGCGCCTGCAGGATGGGCTCCAGGAAGATCCGGTTCTGCACCCCGTCCACCCGCCGTGCGGCCTCCACGTCGGCCATGTCGTCCGGGTTCGCCGCGTGCACCGGGAACAGGTTGAGCGTGATGCCGGCCGACGACCGGCCGTGCGAGCGGATCACCCCGACGGCGAGGCCGTGCGCGAGCATCAGGTGGTGCGCGGAGGCGACCGCGGCGTCCGGCTCGGTCCGGCCGGGCGCGTGCCTGCCGCTGCCGTACCCGGCGAAGGCCGAGCACCACGGCTCGTTCAGCGTGGTCCAGGTGTCCACCCGGTCACCGAGCGCGGCCAGCACCGTCTCGGTGTACTCGGCGAAGCGGTGGGCGGTGTCGCGGTTGGCCCAGCCGCCCTTGTCCTCCAGCGACTGCGGCAGGTCCCAGTGGTACAGCGTGGGCCACGGGGTGATGCCGTGTTCGAGCAGGGTGTCCACCAGGCGCCGGTAGAAGTCGAGCCCGGCGCGGTTCGGGCGGGCGGGGTCGGTGCCGATGCGCGGCCACGCCAGCGAGAACCGGTACGCGCCGAGGCCGAGTTCGGCCATCAACCGCACGTCCTTGGTCATCAGCCGGTAGTGGTCGGCGGCCGGGTCGCCGGTGTCCCCGTTGCGCACCGCGCCCGGCCTGGCGCAGAAGGTGTCCCAAATGGACGGAACCCGCCCGTCCGCGGTGGTGGATCCCTCCACCTGGAACGAGGCCGTCGCCGCGCCCCAGAGGAACTTCTCCGGGAACCGCAGCTCCGGTTCGGTGGCGAGTTCCTGAGGAATAGTCGACATTTTCACCCTTTCACAGCGCCTTGCATGATGCCGGCCACGATCTGGCGGCCCAGCAGGAGGAAGACGATC
Coding sequences within:
- a CDS encoding GH1 family beta-glucosidase → MSTIPQELATEPELRFPEKFLWGAATASFQVEGSTTADGRVPSIWDTFCARPGAVRNGDTGDPAADHYRLMTKDVRLMAELGLGAYRFSLAWPRIGTDPARPNRAGLDFYRRLVDTLLEHGITPWPTLYHWDLPQSLEDKGGWANRDTAHRFAEYTETVLAALGDRVDTWTTLNEPWCSAFAGYGSGRHAPGRTEPDAAVASAHHLMLAHGLAVGVIRSHGRSSAGITLNLFPVHAANPDDMADVEAARRVDGVQNRIFLEPILQARYPLDVLDDLAPYGISEVIKDGDLSTIAAPIDMLGVNYYRDHHVSGHSDESSGLPSEWVGVEYASFPRRGLPLTDSGWETNPGELTSLLVDLHRKYPRMPLYVTENGAAYPDQLTPDGSIEDRDRVAFLESHLAAAHEAIDRGVDLRGYFYWSLLDNFEWAEGYAKRFGLVHVDYATQRRTPKLSARRYSEIIRDNGLRTDGVS